GAGGAAGCGAGGGGAGGGGAGGGCGGGCGGCAGAGACACGGTGGAGTTTGCCGTTCCTGGGGAGGCGTTGGCTTTGGAAAACAAAGCCAGATTGTCAGCCCCGTCGGGCATTCTGCCATAGGATTGATCCGGCGCGAGAACCGGCAGATCGAGACGATCCACCAGTCGGTTGGCGGGATCGCTCAGGAAGAGCGACTCCCCGGAAGCGCGGAGTTTGAAGTTGGCGTGCAATGGCTGGTCCTGGACTGAGACATTGAGGTCCGACGCATAGACCAGCGTGAAACCCTGAGGTTGAATCAGGTGTGATGGGAACCGCCACTTTCCGGGAAGGGACTCGTCGTCCGACAAGCCATAACCCGCGAGTTGGACCGCCTCATCATTGGGATTATAAACCTCGATCCAATCATAGTAGGCCCCCTGACCGTCTGCCAACTTGCTCACATTGTCGCTCATCACTTCGTTGATCCAGAGTGGAGCGGAGGGGGCGTCGCCGGGGAACGCCCTCACTCGATAAAAGCGCGGCTGGAGCGGGGCGCGATCGGTGACTTGGAAGGAACCTTGTGCCAAGGGGGAGACCTCCGCTGTGGAGGACTCCAACCACGACCCTCCCTGAGTTAGCTCGGCTGCGAACTCAATGGCAAACCTTCCGGAGAAGCTGGCATCGGATCGGAACTGAAAGCGCAGCGACCCGTCCGCTCCAGTTCGCATGGTGGCCGCATCGATTTGAGGACCTTGCTGGCACAGGCCGGAATAGGTGGGTAGGGTGGATAGGAGGACGAGCGAGAACCAGCCGCGGAGAGGCGGAGGACAGAGTCTCTGAGCACGAGTCCATAGAGTCATCGCATCACCCTAGTCTCTGACGATGCTCTGGTCCACGAGAAGTTCGTGGTCACCGGCAACGGGGTCGATCGAAAGCGGGTGGTGGGACCCCAGCAATCCGTCCGCATCCGGCCCGCCCGGGCAGTCCCGGTGTGCGTTGATGAACTCCTTCTGGCGGACCAGGTGGATGCGGTTGGTTCTCTCTGCAAAACGACACGAGGGTGACCTGGTCTAATCAGTGATTGGGAACGCTGGGCACCAGCTCCCGTCGGTGTACTCGCTGATTGCGTGCCGGTGGAACTGATGGGTCTTCCAGCATATGAACTCGACTCAAGCCGAACGGGCTTTCAGTAGGACGGATCTCCTCGTGGTTGTGTTGGCGGGCGCTGCAATGGCTGCGGCTTTATACCCCTGGTTAGTCCGAACTCGCGTGCAGCGGGCCCGGCTTGCGTGCATCGACAATGTCAAGCAGGTGAGCCTCGCTTCGATGATGTGGCTGCACAACTATGAGGACCGATTCCCGTGGATGGTGCCGGTGCGGGAAGGGGGGAGCCAGGGGTTGCCGTTGGTGTCGGATCATTTCCGAGCCCTTTCTAACTATCTCGAATCGCCCCGGGTGGTGTCCTGCCCTGGCTTGGTGCGCCATCGTCCGCCCGCCGATTCGTGGTCCCGGTTCCAGGAACGAAACGCAGGCTATGCGGTGATGACGGATGCTCGAGTCATCATGGAATCCTCGGCCGTATCGCCCCTCTCGGACCAAGTCATGATGTGCGATCTCGACCTGGAGGGAGGTAAGCCGGGTTTTTGTGCGCGAACCCGGTTATCCGTCATGGTCTTTGACTTGAGCGGGGCCATGGGATGGGGCTCCGGCATCCGCTGGTCCGAGACGAACCATGTGGACCAAGGAAGCCTAACGATGGTGGACGGAGGGGTTGCGATGCTGGACAACGAAGGTCTGCGTCGGCGGCTTTTATCGATGCCTCAGCAGAGCGCGATCTTGCACCTCTTGCTGCCCCAGTAGGATGGGATTTAACTTGAAGGGGGGCTTGGGCGGCCCTGCAAGCTCGGTCCCGTCGTCCCGTTCTCCCGCACTGGATCGGCGTTGAACGGAGCGAGGAGTCCTTGGCCGAGCCAGAGGAGGGGAGGACGCACGATTGCCGGGGACGTCCTGCTCGCGTGGTTTATTCCGCACTTCGCCCCTTTCTGATTGACCTTTTTTCATATTTTGATACTTTGGAATTATCCATCTGAGTTGTATGAAAAATGCATCGCCACTTTCTGTGTCCCGTTTACCCCTGTTTTCCTGCTCCGTGTTGCTGTTCAGTGCTGCCACGTTGAGCAGTCAAGCCCAGCTTCTTTGGACCGTTGGTCGCAACGACAATGGTTGGCCGGTGGGTGACGGGGGCGGGCCCGACACTTCCTTTGTTCAGGAGGCTGGCGTCAACGGACTTCCTGGGCGTGGTGACAATCCCGAAGCTGATGGTCAGTCGGACGACGACTATTATTTTGCCGGAGATTACTCCACGGTGATCGACAGTGTGGTGGCTGCTTATGGCGACTATTCGCCGCTGGGTTTGGTTGAAGTCAATGAAGAGTCCGCCGAGCGGGCGTTCGCCGGCACCGACAACAACCTTCGCTACCACTTCAACCTGCCTGACGGGATGCAGCCCACTGACTTGCTGTCCGTGAGCTTCGATGCTCTGAACTTGGACACCGGAGTCAACAACTCGGACCCTCGTTACGGTATTGAAATCTACTTCAATGGGGTTTTGGTTCAGCCTGAAATTCTGATTCGTCCCGCACAGTTCAACAAGACCTACACCACGCCTCAGTTCAGTCTGGCCAGTGTGAACGCCCAGGCGGGCGCGGGTTTTGATAACATCGTGACTTTGAAGGGGATCAGTTACAGCGGGGACGGCGGTGGTGCTTGGATGGGGATCGACTATGTGCAGCTGGACCAGGCGACGGAGCCGGTTCCCCCGCCGGTCTTCCCTTGGGAAGTGGGCAAGGACGACAATGGGTGGCCCGCCGGGGATGGCGGTGGTGCGAATGCGACATTTGTCCAGGAGGCGGGCGTGAATGCGTTGCCCGGACGTGCGGACAGTCCTGAAACCGACCAGCAAGCGGACGACGACTACTATTTTGCGGGGCTTTACACTACCGTAATCGCGGGCAACGGAGCTTATGAGCCGGTGGGTTTGGTGCCGGTCAATGAGGAAGCTGCGGAACGGGCTTTTGCGGGGGATGACAACGATCTGCGCTATCATTTCAACTTGCCGAATCATCTGCGTCCCTCCGACCAGATGGAGATTTCCTTTGATGCTCTCAACCTAGATGCCCGGGCAGAACTCGCGGATCCTCGTTACGGCGTCGAGGTCTACTTCAACGGGGTATTGGTTCAACCCCAGATTGTGGTCCGCCCGGCACAGCTCGGAAAGAAGTTCACGACCCCTCCGTTCAAGCTCTCGGATGTCAAAGCTGAGGTTGGTTCCGGCTATGACAACATCGTGACGCTGAAGGGTATCAATCTGACCGCCGAAGGCGGCGGAGCTTGGATGGGCATTGATTATGTCCAGCTTAACCCGGTGGCCACTCCGATTCCAGCCCCGGTAATTCCTTGGTCGGTGGGCTTGGATGATGATGCCTGGCCGGTGGGAGACGGTGGCGCGGAAAATGCCACCTTCGTGCAGGAAAACGGCACGGTGAATCCGCTTCCTGGAAGTCCGACCAGCCCGGAAGTCAACCAACAGGCTGACAACGACTATTACTTTGCCGGTTCTTACTCCACGCTGGTCGCCGGTAACGGCACCTACGAGCCGGTGGGTCCAGTTCCGGTTAACGAGGAAGCGGCGGAGCGAGCGTTCGCGGGGGCGGACAACGATCTTCGCTATCACTTCAACCTGCCGATTTCACTGAAGCCTACGGACAAGCTGGCGGTGAGCTTCGATGCTTCCAACCTTCAGACCGATGTGCCTGACCCCCGTTATGGAGTCGAGGTTTACTTCAACGGTGTCAAAGTGCAATCCGAGATCCTGATTCGTCCGGCTCAATTGGGGGTCGATTACACGACTCCGGAGTTCACGCTCGCGAGTGTGAACGCCCAGGTGGGTCCCGGGTATGACAACATCATCACCCTGAAGGGAATCAACTATAGCGCGGATGGCGGTGGCAACTGGATGGGCATTGATTACATCAAGCTGAACGCGATTCCAGCTTCCCAGTTTCCTTGGTCGGTTGGTCGCGATGACGACGGTTGGCCCTCCGGCAACGGTGGCGGCGTGAATGCCACGTTCGTTCAGGAAGCGGGTGTGAATCCGCTGCCCGGCAATCCGAACAACCCCGAGATCGACCAGCAGGCTGATGACGACTACTACTTCGCCGGCATCTACACCACGGTGATCGAGAGCAACGGGGCTTACGAGCCGGTGGGTTATGTTCTGGCCAACGAGGAAGCGGCCGAGCGGGCATTTGCCGGGACCGACAATGATAAGCGTTATCATTTCAACCTGCCGGCCGGCTTGGGGGCGGATGACCTGCTCGCGGTTACTTTCGATGCCAACAATCTCGATGGCAGCGGCGGTAACCCTCGATATGGTGTGGAGATCTATTTCAACGGCGTGAAGGTTCAGGAAGAGATTCTGATCGGTAACGCTGAACTCGGCAAAGACTACACCACGGCACCGTTCACCTTGGCGAGTGTCAACGCCCAGCCCGGGCCTGGTTTTGACAACATCGTGACCCTGAAGGGCATCAGCTACAGCGGTGACGGTGGCGGGGCTTGGATGGGCATCGACTATGTGAAGCTCAGCACTGTAAACCCCTCGCCGTTCCCCTGGACGGTCGGTACGGACGACGATGCTTGGCCGGTGGGCGACGGCGGTGGTGCCAATGCAACCTTTGTCCAAGAAGCGGGAGTCAACGGCCTGCCTGGCAGCTGGACGAGCCCGGAGCTCGATGGGCGCGCCGACGACGACTACTATTTCTCGGGTGACTACACGACCGTGGTGCCGGGCAACGGCGACTATCAGCCGATCGGTCTGGTTCCCAGCAACGAGGAGGCGGCCGAACGAGCGTTTGCTGGAACTGATAACGACAAGCGCTATCACTTCAACCTGCCTGCCACTCTGAAGCCGGACGATCTGTTGACGGTCACTTTCGATGCCTTGAATCTCGACGGCACCGAAGGCCTGTCCGATCCTCGCTATGGCGTCGAAATCTACTTCAACGGGAATCTGATCCAGTCTGAGATCTTGATCCGTCCGGCCGAGCTGGGAGTCGACTACACGACCACCCCCTTCACCTTGGCTAGCGTCAATGCTCAGGTGGGTCCTGGTTATGACAACATCGTTCATCTGAAGGGCATCAATTATAACGCTGAGGGCGGCGGTAACTGGATGGGCATTGATTATGTGCAGTTGGCTCCTGTGCCGCTGAAGTTCCTACCTCCGAGCATCGACAACGGGAAGATCTCCCTGGGGTGGACTGGTTCCGGTCAATTGGAGTCGGCACCCTCCGTCTCCGGACCCTGGACTCCGGTTACCCCGGCTCCGGTGCAAGCCTATGTTGAGAATCTGGCACCTGGGCAGAATCGGTTCTTCCGACTCGTTAAGCCCTGAGTTTATCACGAATCAACGCTCCCAAGCGCACAGCCTGGTGACTCTCTAGACCCAGGTTCCCCCAAAAAGGGGCGTCGGCCAAAAACCGACGCCCCTTTTTGTCGCCAGCTGACCTCACTGTGAGGCATCTGGGGTGCGGTGGCCTGCGCTAGGCTTTTTGGCATCTCCGGAGGGGCATCCCCAGCTCCGGTTGGGGGCACCAAAGCGGCAGAGGGCCGCCGCACTCCAGAGCGTCAAACCTGCTCAAGATCGGGACTTTTCAATCGCCAGGGACCTCGCTAACTTACTCTCCTCGATGCCTGAATATCGCTCTGTCATGTTTGTCTGCTCGGGGAACTTCTATCGAAGTCGCCTTGCGGAGATCCTCTTCAACCATTACGCGCGTGAACACGATCTCAACTGGGATGCCGACTCCCGCGGCCTGCTGGAAAAAGTGCGTCAACAGGGGCTTTCCCCTAATGCGATCAAGTATCTGGAAAAGAAGCGCTTCGAGGGGATTGAACAATACGCTCGAAACCCACAGACCTTGGTCATGAAGGACATGGAGAAAGCCAACCTGGTCATCGCACTCAACCGAGAGGAGCATGAACCCATGATGAAGGCGCGCTTCGGGCAGGTGCCGGTGATGATGGAAAAGCGGGGATCCCTTCGCTATTGGAACATTTACGACATTCCTGGTTCAGGTGGTATTCTGAAGAGTCTTTTCCGTTCCGGTCCCGAGCGGGCGTGCCAGGAAGAGCAGAGTGGCACCGAGCATGTCGACTTCGCCGTCCAAACCCTGGTTTGGGAGCTGCTTCGCCAGAAGCCGTAATCGTTCAGCCCTAACCTTTCTGTTTTCCGATCCTTCTTCTTATGAAAAAAGATAAGCAACCCCGTTGGAGTGGTGTTTTCCCTGCCGTCACGACCCAGATGCGCAAGGACCAGTCGATTGATTTCAAAGCTCAGGCGCGTCATTTGGAGGCGTTGATCGAATCCGGTGTCAGTGGTCTCATTGTTTGTGGCTCCTTGGGGGAGAACCAGGCGCTGGCCCCGGAGGAGAAATGGGCCGTGGTCAAACATGCAGTCGATATTGCGGATGGGCGGTTACCTGTGCTGAGCGGCGTAGCTGAAAGCAGCACGGCTGCCGCGATTGAATACGTCGAGGCCGTTCGACGAGTCGGAGGCAGCGGTGTCATGTTGATGCCTTCCATGCTCTACCGGGGAGATGAGTCGGAGATCTTGGCCTTTTTCCGCAGCGTAGCTCGTTCCACCGCGCTGCCGATCATGATCTACAACAATCCCATTAGTTACTTCAACGATGTCACCCCCGAGATGTTCGCTCAGTTGGCGAAACTTCCCAATATCGTGGCACTGAAGGAGAGTTCCGGGAACACCCGTCGGATCACCGACCTGAAGAATGAAGTCGGCAATCGTTTCGCCATTTTCACGGGGGTGGACGACCTGGTGCTCGAGAGTGCGGCTCTCGGAATCGACGGCTGGGTGGCTGGCACCGGGATCGCCTTCCCGCGCGAGAATCAGTATTTCTGGGAGCTTCTGTGCGCTGGTCGGTGGGAGGAAGCCCGGAAGTTCTATCTGTGGTTCTCTCCGCTGCTGCACCTCGATGTCAACCCGAAGTTTATTCAATACATCAAGCTGGCCGAACAAGAGTGCGGTCTTGGTTCCGAGTGGGTTCGCGCGCCGCGCCAAATCCTGGCCGGTGAGGAACGACAGAGGATCCTGCGCATTATTCGCGACGGGATCAAGCGCCGCCCCCAGTGCACCTAGAGCTCAAACCCCCCGGCCCGTTCCGCATCGGCTATGAAACGAATACGCGTGGTGGATTCTCATACGGGTGGTGAGCCCACTCGCGTGGTCGTGTCGGGTGGACCGGAGCTGGGTGAAGGGGCGATCGCCGAACGTTTGACCCGTTTTCGCGATCAGCACGATGGTTTTCGCTCGGCCGTGGTGAATGAGCCGCGCGGCTCCGATGTTCTAGTGGGCGCGCTGCTCACTCCTCCTCTGGATCCGGCTTCTGCTGCAGGCGTGATCTTCTTCAACAATGTGGGCTACTTGGGCATGTGCGGCCATGGCACCATCGGGTTGATGGCGACCTTGGCCTACCTGGGTCGTCTCCAGCACGGTGAACATCGGATCGAAACCCCGGTGGGCACGATCACGGCGCGGTGGGAAGGCGATGGCCGGGTTTCGGTGCGCAACGTGGCTTCCTACCGTTTCGCGAAGGCCGTGAAGGTGGAAGTGCCGGGGTATGGCCAAGTCTGCGGCGATATCGCTTGGGGGGGTAACTGGTTTTTCCTGGTGAATCAGCACTCCGAGACCCTGGAGTTAAAGAACGTGGAACGTTTGACGGAAGTGACATGGCGTATCCGGC
The Verrucomicrobiales bacterium DNA segment above includes these coding regions:
- a CDS encoding dihydrodipicolinate synthase family protein — its product is MKKDKQPRWSGVFPAVTTQMRKDQSIDFKAQARHLEALIESGVSGLIVCGSLGENQALAPEEKWAVVKHAVDIADGRLPVLSGVAESSTAAAIEYVEAVRRVGGSGVMLMPSMLYRGDESEILAFFRSVARSTALPIMIYNNPISYFNDVTPEMFAQLAKLPNIVALKESSGNTRRITDLKNEVGNRFAIFTGVDDLVLESAALGIDGWVAGTGIAFPRENQYFWELLCAGRWEEARKFYLWFSPLLHLDVNPKFIQYIKLAEQECGLGSEWVRAPRQILAGEERQRILRIIRDGIKRRPQCT
- a CDS encoding 4-hydroxyproline epimerase, whose product is MKRIRVVDSHTGGEPTRVVVSGGPELGEGAIAERLTRFRDQHDGFRSAVVNEPRGSDVLVGALLTPPLDPASAAGVIFFNNVGYLGMCGHGTIGLMATLAYLGRLQHGEHRIETPVGTITARWEGDGRVSVRNVASYRFAKAVKVEVPGYGQVCGDIAWGGNWFFLVNQHSETLELKNVERLTEVTWRIRQALSAQGITGSQGGEIDHIELFGPARDPGNDSRNFVLCPGRAYDRSPCGTGTSAKLACLAADGKLSPGQIWRQESILGSVFEGRVELNGDEIIPSITGQAWVNSDAELLLDPSDPFCWGIG